One window from the genome of Leptospira ryugenii encodes:
- a CDS encoding 2-oxoglutarate dehydrogenase E1 component has protein sequence MNVEQMMSLYGDNVTVLEEIYSQYKSDPNLVSSDWVLFFQELERSNVGTNGHSNGYNGNGYVNYSSSEHRKDSSLSDFGIINLLNAYRRQGHLAANLDPLGINQPNREFIDLKVKALKSSDLDTEVDSGVANLGKAKLKDVINWFEKTYCGSIGSEHYYLVNDEEREWLQNRMEPLANNEPIAKKTALRLFEKLYQADTFENFLAKKFVGKKRFSLEGGETMIPMLDTLVEEAGMHKMDALVIGMAHRGRLNVLVNIIRKPAGLIFAEFEEKLNPGQLGYADVKYHLGYSNHVMTHSGKEVKLSLAFNPSHLEAVDPVIAGSVRARQEMAKDLDRSKFMPVAIHGDAAFAGQGVVAETLNMMSLDGYAVGGTFHIVINNQIGFTTLPNESRSTLYATDLAKGYQIPIFHVNGDDPEAAYRVTKLALEYRQKFKKDVIIDLICYRRLGHNEMDEPTFTQPQMYDIIKKHPKTISIYENALLNRGDITKEEIEFIKQGINEGLERSFQQAKEKDTRITVDTLGGVWSRYSKEPLDSDVHTELLQQQLGGIVKAITKFPEGFTPNPKHAKVLEDRIKMGNGEMPIDWGFAEALSFGSILENGFPIRLAGQDAQRGTFSHRHATLADIKTGRKVTLLNHISDKQAKIEIVNSSLSEYSCLGFEYGFSLADPNSLVMWEAQFGDFANNAQVIFDQFISSSEIKWQRMSGLVCLLPHGYEGQGPEHSSARLERFLQLCALDNIQVANLTTPAQYFHILRRQILQSFRKPLVIMTPKSLLRLKEAGSTLEEITTGAFKKVLPDPIAKPEKVEQLLFCSGKVYYDLRKAIDAGKIENIAVIRLEQLYPFPDKQLKQLITTYNKTKKFVWVQEEPKNQGAWFFIRDRIEGLIPENKRLHYAGRPEFPSPACGHVVTHLKEQEELVKDALA, from the coding sequence ATGAACGTTGAACAGATGATGAGTTTATATGGTGACAATGTTACCGTCCTAGAAGAGATATATTCCCAATACAAATCAGATCCAAATTTAGTATCGAGTGATTGGGTTTTATTCTTTCAGGAGTTAGAAAGAAGCAATGTAGGCACAAATGGACATAGCAACGGTTATAATGGCAATGGCTATGTAAATTACTCCTCTTCAGAACATCGAAAAGATTCATCACTTAGTGATTTTGGTATCATCAACCTACTCAATGCGTATAGAAGGCAAGGCCACCTAGCGGCGAACCTGGACCCACTTGGCATCAACCAGCCAAATCGAGAGTTCATTGACCTCAAAGTCAAAGCACTCAAGAGCAGTGACCTAGATACAGAAGTGGATTCTGGAGTTGCTAACCTAGGAAAGGCAAAGCTAAAAGATGTCATCAATTGGTTTGAGAAAACCTATTGTGGTTCTATTGGTTCAGAACATTACTACCTTGTTAACGATGAGGAACGTGAATGGCTCCAAAACCGAATGGAACCTCTTGCCAACAATGAACCCATTGCTAAAAAGACCGCTTTACGTTTGTTCGAGAAACTTTACCAAGCGGATACTTTTGAAAATTTCTTAGCAAAGAAGTTCGTTGGTAAGAAGCGTTTCTCACTCGAAGGTGGAGAAACCATGATTCCCATGCTCGATACTTTAGTAGAAGAAGCTGGGATGCACAAAATGGATGCTCTTGTCATTGGTATGGCACACAGAGGAAGATTGAACGTCCTTGTAAACATTATCCGAAAACCTGCAGGCCTTATCTTTGCTGAGTTCGAAGAAAAGTTAAACCCTGGGCAGTTGGGTTATGCAGACGTAAAGTACCACCTAGGTTATTCCAACCACGTAATGACCCATTCTGGCAAAGAAGTAAAACTCTCCCTTGCCTTTAACCCTTCTCACTTGGAAGCTGTGGATCCTGTCATTGCCGGTTCCGTACGTGCTCGCCAAGAAATGGCAAAGGATTTGGATCGCTCCAAGTTTATGCCAGTTGCGATCCATGGAGATGCAGCCTTCGCAGGGCAAGGTGTTGTTGCGGAAACTCTGAACATGATGAGTCTCGATGGCTATGCTGTTGGTGGAACCTTTCACATCGTAATCAATAACCAAATCGGATTCACTACCCTTCCCAATGAATCTCGTTCCACTTTATATGCGACAGACCTCGCAAAAGGATACCAAATCCCAATTTTCCATGTGAATGGAGATGATCCAGAGGCGGCATATCGAGTCACAAAACTCGCATTAGAATACCGCCAAAAATTCAAAAAAGATGTGATCATAGATTTGATCTGTTACAGAAGACTTGGGCATAATGAGATGGACGAGCCGACATTTACCCAACCTCAAATGTATGACATCATAAAAAAACACCCAAAAACCATTAGCATTTATGAAAATGCTCTTTTAAACCGAGGTGATATCACAAAAGAGGAAATTGAATTCATCAAACAAGGTATAAATGAAGGTCTTGAACGTAGTTTCCAACAAGCGAAAGAAAAAGACACTAGAATTACTGTAGATACTTTGGGTGGAGTATGGTCACGCTACTCAAAAGAACCTCTCGATTCTGATGTTCATACAGAACTACTCCAACAACAATTAGGTGGGATAGTAAAAGCTATCACCAAATTCCCAGAGGGATTTACTCCCAACCCAAAACATGCAAAGGTTCTAGAAGACCGCATCAAAATGGGAAATGGGGAGATGCCCATTGATTGGGGATTTGCGGAAGCACTTTCCTTCGGTTCCATTTTGGAAAATGGATTCCCGATCCGACTAGCAGGACAGGATGCGCAAAGGGGAACATTTTCCCATCGCCATGCTACATTAGCAGACATCAAAACCGGCAGAAAAGTAACCCTACTCAACCATATCAGCGACAAACAAGCCAAGATAGAAATAGTAAACTCATCTCTCTCCGAGTATTCTTGTTTAGGATTTGAATACGGTTTTTCATTGGCCGATCCAAACTCCTTGGTTATGTGGGAAGCGCAGTTCGGTGATTTTGCAAACAATGCACAAGTGATCTTTGACCAATTCATTTCCTCCTCTGAAATCAAATGGCAAAGGATGAGTGGACTTGTCTGCTTACTTCCACATGGGTATGAGGGTCAGGGACCTGAGCATTCCTCGGCACGTTTGGAGCGTTTTCTGCAGCTTTGTGCTCTAGACAACATCCAAGTGGCAAACCTTACCACTCCAGCCCAGTACTTTCATATATTGAGACGCCAAATCTTACAAAGCTTCAGAAAGCCACTTGTCATCATGACTCCGAAGTCATTGCTTAGATTGAAGGAAGCTGGTTCCACTTTGGAAGAAATCACAACAGGCGCTTTTAAGAAAGTCCTCCCAGATCCAATCGCAAAGCCAGAAAAAGTGGAACAACTTTTGTTCTGCTCCGGTAAAGTATACTATGATCTGCGAAAGGCAATAGATGCGGGCAAAATTGAAAACATAGCAGTGATTAGATTAGAGCAACTCTATCCGTTCCCAGATAAACAACTTAAACAGTTGATCACAACATACAACAAAACAAAAAAGTTTGTTTGGGTACAAGAAGAGCCAAAAAACCAAGGCGCATGGTTCTTTATCCGAGACCGAATCGAAGGCCTTATCCCAGAAAACAAACGACTTCACTATGCAGGACGTCCTGAGTTCCCAAGCCCTGCTTGCGGACATGTGGTCACACATTTAAAAGAACAGGAAGAGCTTGTAAAGGATGCTTTAGCTTAA
- the odhB gene encoding 2-oxoglutarate dehydrogenase complex dihydrolipoyllysine-residue succinyltransferase — translation MAIEIKVPEMGESVTEATISAWTKKEGEAVNADEVLAILETDKVSLEIPSPVSGVLKSISKKVGDVVKVRDIIGAVEEGAGAVAAPSPTKASSPETVAPSASEKVNEELPPAARKLIEENHLNPAQIKSTGRNGQITKEDVLAHIASAGKGSTPQVAAVSPSPEIAKQIPQGSRAQGPRENVVPMTKLRQTIANRLVQGQATAAILTTFNEVDMSAIMDLRSKYKDKFKETHGIGLGFMSLFTKAAVAALKSFPAINAEIRGTDIVYKNFYDIGVAVGGPKGLVVPVVRDADLLSFAQIEAEIARLAGKVKDGKVALEDMEGGTFSITNGGIYGSMMSTPILNPPQSAILGMHNIVKRAVVVNDQIVIRPMMYLALSYDHRIVDGKEAVQFLVKIKESVEDPTRLLFEV, via the coding sequence ATGGCAATAGAAATCAAAGTCCCTGAGATGGGCGAATCCGTAACCGAGGCAACAATCAGTGCCTGGACCAAAAAAGAAGGCGAAGCAGTTAACGCAGATGAAGTGCTTGCTATTTTAGAAACAGACAAGGTTTCTTTGGAAATCCCCTCCCCCGTTTCTGGAGTATTAAAATCAATTAGCAAAAAAGTTGGCGATGTTGTCAAAGTAAGAGACATCATTGGAGCAGTTGAGGAAGGCGCTGGTGCGGTCGCTGCCCCAAGCCCCACGAAAGCCTCTAGCCCAGAAACTGTGGCACCTAGCGCAAGTGAGAAGGTAAATGAGGAGTTGCCTCCTGCTGCAAGGAAGTTAATCGAAGAAAACCATCTCAACCCAGCTCAAATCAAAAGCACAGGTCGCAATGGTCAGATTACAAAAGAAGATGTCCTAGCACATATTGCAAGTGCCGGGAAAGGCTCCACTCCACAAGTAGCGGCCGTTAGCCCTAGTCCTGAAATTGCAAAACAGATCCCACAAGGTAGCCGCGCTCAAGGCCCTCGTGAAAACGTAGTGCCGATGACCAAGCTACGACAAACAATCGCTAATCGCCTTGTGCAAGGACAGGCCACAGCCGCCATCCTCACTACTTTCAATGAGGTGGATATGAGTGCTATCATGGACTTACGAAGCAAGTATAAAGATAAGTTCAAAGAAACACATGGGATTGGCCTCGGCTTTATGTCTTTGTTTACCAAAGCAGCTGTAGCTGCACTCAAATCGTTCCCTGCAATCAATGCCGAGATCAGAGGCACAGATATCGTATACAAAAATTTCTATGACATCGGAGTCGCCGTGGGTGGGCCAAAAGGTTTGGTCGTTCCTGTTGTACGAGATGCAGATCTTTTAAGTTTCGCTCAAATCGAAGCAGAAATTGCCCGTTTGGCAGGTAAGGTAAAAGATGGCAAGGTTGCCTTAGAAGATATGGAAGGCGGAACCTTTTCCATCACAAATGGCGGTATCTATGGTTCCATGATGTCCACACCTATCCTCAATCCACCACAATCAGCTATCTTAGGTATGCACAACATTGTAAAACGGGCAGTCGTAGTGAACGACCAGATTGTCATTCGTCCTATGATGTATTTGGCACTTTCTTATGACCATAGAATCGTAGATGGCAAAGAAGCAGTTCAATTCCTTGTGAAAATCAAAGAATCAGTAGAAGATCCAACTCGTCTACTGTTTGAGGTATAA
- a CDS encoding DegT/DnrJ/EryC1/StrS aminotransferase family protein — protein sequence MAVPFIDIKRFESGFLDNWNAKVKSLSENAQFIGGSEVNDLETELSKWTEQKYTIACANGTDALQLALRAVGVGRGDKVLVPDSTFWATFESVVNVGADPYTVDTNPSDLQMDFQVFAEAIDKVKPKAAIIVHLYGWGTGQIESFRKLCKDKNVPLVEDGAQCFGVQWKGHSLYKDALIATTSFYPAKVLGAAGDGGAVFTNDEELASITRKLANHGRTSHYEHGYVGWNSRMDSLQAAFVRLSLQHLKSRIESRKKSAQFYYKELPKLNIQVIHPPEGYDENGYCNVTIVDPDRRPKIEAVLKEKGIGFGNIYPGAMSDQPGAKPHLIERFGKDQNARRIASSVLNFPLFAYMKDSELEEVLDVIRNGKV from the coding sequence ATGGCTGTCCCCTTCATAGACATCAAAAGATTTGAATCAGGCTTTTTAGATAATTGGAATGCGAAAGTGAAATCACTATCAGAGAATGCCCAATTCATTGGAGGTTCTGAAGTTAATGACTTAGAGACAGAACTGTCGAAATGGACGGAACAAAAGTATACGATTGCTTGTGCCAATGGAACCGATGCACTCCAACTCGCCTTACGAGCAGTTGGTGTCGGTCGGGGAGATAAAGTCTTGGTCCCTGATTCTACTTTTTGGGCAACCTTCGAATCAGTTGTAAACGTAGGCGCAGATCCCTATACAGTCGATACCAATCCTTCGGACCTACAAATGGACTTCCAAGTATTTGCAGAAGCCATAGATAAAGTGAAACCAAAAGCGGCCATCATTGTTCACCTTTACGGATGGGGGACTGGGCAAATCGAATCCTTCCGGAAGTTGTGCAAAGATAAAAATGTTCCTTTGGTAGAGGATGGTGCACAGTGTTTCGGTGTCCAATGGAAAGGCCACTCTCTCTATAAAGATGCATTGATTGCTACCACCAGCTTTTATCCCGCAAAAGTATTGGGTGCGGCAGGGGATGGTGGTGCCGTATTCACAAATGACGAGGAACTTGCCTCTATCACAAGAAAGTTGGCCAACCACGGTCGTACTTCCCATTATGAACATGGCTATGTAGGTTGGAATTCTAGGATGGACTCTTTACAGGCTGCGTTTGTAAGGCTTTCTCTACAGCATTTAAAGTCGAGAATAGAGTCGCGGAAAAAATCCGCCCAGTTTTATTACAAAGAATTGCCCAAACTAAACATCCAAGTCATCCACCCACCGGAAGGTTATGATGAAAACGGCTATTGCAATGTAACCATTGTGGATCCAGATAGAAGGCCAAAGATTGAAGCAGTGTTGAAAGAAAAGGGTATCGGTTTTGGAAACATCTACCCAGGTGCCATGTCCGACCAACCAGGTGCAAAACCTCACCTCATCGAACGATTTGGAAAAGACCAAAATGCTAGACGGATCGCTTCTTCTGTGTTAAACTTTCCCTTGTTCGCTTATATGAAGGATTCTGAGTTGGAGGAAGTCCTAGACGTTATTCGCAATGGAAAAGTTTAG
- a CDS encoding bactofilin family protein, whose protein sequence is MALVKNQTEVTNSTIGENSYFNGKFFINGSLKIDGKFEGKSLQAEHLYIGVTGKVKTNITASSVIVEGIVAGNITARNRVMLLPTSKILGDIKTPELIIQNGVILEGRCMISNDLKHSAKDLIELEYSKDSLSVEKIFGKQPNAKE, encoded by the coding sequence ATGGCTCTAGTCAAAAACCAAACAGAAGTAACCAACTCCACAATAGGGGAAAATTCATACTTCAACGGTAAATTCTTCATCAATGGATCTCTAAAGATTGATGGCAAATTTGAAGGAAAGTCTTTGCAAGCAGAGCACCTTTACATAGGCGTAACAGGGAAAGTGAAAACAAATATCACAGCATCCAGCGTCATCGTAGAAGGCATTGTCGCAGGAAACATCACCGCTCGGAACCGAGTCATGTTACTCCCAACTTCCAAGATTTTAGGAGATATAAAGACACCAGAATTGATCATCCAAAACGGTGTGATCTTAGAAGGTCGCTGTATGATCTCTAATGATTTAAAACACAGCGCAAAAGATTTGATCGAGTTGGAGTATTCCAAAGACTCCCTCAGCGTAGAAAAAATCTTTGGAAAGCAACCCAACGCTAAAGAGTAA
- a CDS encoding LBF_1011 family protein, with translation MSQPSQFTLSWPETRLVSPKHSPKVNEPSISKQDQNRPLAELWSEYLETFSGKQSRFAQYLLYLSTDFSGGLKVCSILAGNSKENPFSVVWTPPAPKLNSSLRDEIWRRCLAKEMEEIDRENWETLGFGFLLTGELKSFSDWVEFTEREFGLKDDCIAFLQLLGKKSADLQGSTSVLQVLVDYMQGNFEQVSFESLSRMVLVDGHWQISGILFHAIENGHWTGEPSIRFLQFLSAFFQDWKEWEQAQFLNVVLGKAPAFPLLRKAKQILNPNQYLIFKNKLEIVYRGDWEESDRIFAYDLHLSFDPFINCMMKYKEGGESFLNTLYFESRKKPYSFYLNMQMALVCFMNGEYDSFLHYYSLAGRLKHLPTPLYIYAKVLESRGNETNSNAIFSTLDRLGNTPVFPRELGDI, from the coding sequence ATGAGCCAACCTAGCCAATTTACCTTATCCTGGCCTGAAACCAGATTGGTCTCCCCGAAACACTCTCCTAAAGTGAATGAACCATCCATTTCCAAACAGGACCAAAACCGTCCTCTGGCTGAACTTTGGAGTGAATATCTGGAGACGTTTTCTGGAAAACAGTCTCGTTTCGCTCAGTATCTACTCTACCTATCGACCGATTTTTCAGGTGGTCTTAAAGTTTGTTCCATTTTGGCAGGAAATTCCAAAGAAAATCCCTTTTCAGTCGTATGGACGCCACCGGCGCCCAAACTCAATTCCAGTCTCCGAGATGAGATTTGGAGGCGTTGCTTAGCCAAAGAAATGGAAGAGATCGACAGAGAGAATTGGGAAACCCTTGGCTTTGGTTTCCTTTTGACTGGCGAATTAAAATCCTTTAGTGATTGGGTTGAATTTACCGAGAGAGAGTTTGGTCTCAAGGATGACTGCATAGCCTTTCTCCAATTATTGGGCAAAAAGTCCGCGGACTTGCAAGGTTCCACCTCCGTATTGCAGGTATTAGTTGACTATATGCAAGGGAATTTCGAACAAGTAAGTTTTGAGAGCTTAAGCAGAATGGTTCTTGTGGATGGGCACTGGCAAATCTCTGGTATCCTGTTCCATGCGATCGAAAACGGTCACTGGACTGGAGAGCCTAGCATTCGATTCTTACAGTTTTTATCCGCATTTTTTCAGGATTGGAAAGAATGGGAACAAGCTCAATTTTTGAATGTAGTTTTGGGTAAGGCACCGGCATTTCCCCTCTTACGAAAAGCCAAACAAATCCTTAACCCTAATCAGTATTTGATTTTTAAGAACAAATTAGAAATCGTATATAGGGGAGATTGGGAAGAATCAGATCGAATCTTTGCTTATGATCTTCATTTGAGTTTTGATCCTTTTATCAATTGTATGATGAAGTACAAAGAGGGAGGGGAGAGCTTTTTGAACACTTTGTACTTTGAATCAAGAAAGAAACCATACTCTTTTTATTTAAATATGCAAATGGCACTTGTTTGTTTTATGAACGGAGAGTATGATTCCTTTCTGCACTATTATTCTCTGGCTGGCAGACTCAAACACCTCCCTACGCCACTCTATATCTACGCAAAAGTTCTAGAATCTCGCGGAAATGAAACAAATTCCAATGCAATCTTTAGTACTTTGGATCGATTGGGCAATACTCCAGTCTTTCCAAGAGAGTTGGGGGATATCTAA
- the lpdA gene encoding dihydrolipoyl dehydrogenase — translation MEQYDIIVIGAGPGGYVAAVRAAQLGKKVAIIEKRKTLGGTCLNVGCIPSKALLDSSEEYHKAKHKLGDHGISISNVKIDIKKMMERKDKVVSEVTSGVDYLMKKNKITRYLGLGSFVSKTEVQIKGEDGKVETIAGKDIIIATGSTPIEIPTFPIDGKTLITSDHAIALEEVPEHLIIVGAGVIGLELGSVWSRLGAKVSIVELMPRLFGTSDQATAGLAQRILEKQGLNFLFETKVLGTKAKGKKVEVEIEDKSGKKSTLEGDKVLVSIGRRPNTDGLGAKEIGIEFTDRGRIKVKPNHFQTNIPNIYAIGDVIDGPMLAHKAEDEGIALAELLAGKAGHVNYRAIPWVVYTWPEVAWVGYGEEELKNQGIEYKVGKYMFKPNARAKAMNEADGQVKVLADKKTDKLLGVHIVGPRASDLIAEVAIAFEFGASAEDIARSTHAHPTLSEAIREAAMDADAKWSIHS, via the coding sequence ATGGAGCAATACGATATCATTGTCATTGGAGCTGGTCCTGGTGGGTATGTGGCGGCAGTTCGGGCAGCCCAATTAGGCAAAAAAGTTGCCATTATCGAAAAAAGAAAAACTCTGGGTGGGACTTGTTTGAATGTTGGATGTATCCCTTCCAAAGCCTTACTTGACTCCTCAGAAGAATACCACAAAGCAAAACATAAATTAGGCGACCATGGTATTTCTATCAGCAACGTAAAAATCGACATCAAAAAGATGATGGAAAGAAAGGACAAAGTTGTTTCTGAAGTTACCTCTGGCGTCGATTATCTGATGAAAAAAAATAAAATCACCCGTTACCTGGGTCTTGGTTCATTTGTTTCCAAAACAGAAGTTCAGATCAAAGGAGAGGACGGCAAAGTAGAAACCATTGCTGGAAAAGACATCATCATAGCCACAGGTTCTACACCCATAGAGATCCCTACTTTTCCTATCGATGGAAAGACTCTCATTACATCTGACCATGCGATTGCATTGGAAGAAGTTCCAGAGCACCTTATCATCGTAGGAGCAGGAGTGATCGGACTAGAACTCGGTTCCGTTTGGTCTCGTTTGGGTGCCAAAGTAAGCATTGTGGAATTGATGCCACGCCTATTTGGAACTTCTGACCAGGCAACAGCTGGCCTTGCCCAAAGGATTTTGGAAAAACAAGGACTCAATTTTCTCTTTGAAACAAAGGTGCTTGGAACCAAAGCAAAAGGCAAAAAGGTAGAGGTCGAAATCGAGGATAAATCAGGAAAAAAATCCACCTTAGAAGGGGATAAAGTCCTAGTGTCCATAGGCAGAAGGCCTAATACTGATGGCTTGGGAGCCAAAGAGATCGGGATCGAATTCACCGACCGTGGTCGCATCAAAGTCAAACCCAACCACTTCCAGACCAATATTCCCAATATCTATGCAATCGGTGATGTGATTGATGGCCCTATGCTTGCACATAAAGCAGAGGATGAAGGCATCGCACTTGCAGAACTCTTAGCTGGAAAGGCAGGTCATGTCAACTACCGTGCCATACCTTGGGTAGTGTATACTTGGCCTGAAGTTGCTTGGGTTGGTTACGGAGAAGAAGAGCTCAAAAACCAAGGCATCGAATACAAAGTTGGGAAGTATATGTTTAAACCAAATGCTCGAGCAAAAGCAATGAACGAAGCAGATGGCCAAGTAAAGGTCCTAGCTGATAAAAAAACAGATAAACTCCTAGGAGTGCATATTGTTGGTCCTAGAGCTTCTGATTTGATTGCCGAAGTGGCAATCGCATTTGAGTTTGGGGCAAGCGCAGAGGACATAGCCCGTTCTACGCATGCGCACCCAACTTTATCTGAAGCGATACGAGAAGCCGCAATGGATGCAGACGCAAAATGGTCCATCCATTCTTAA
- a CDS encoding PdxA family dehydrogenase — protein MKTILISEGDPTGINYELLSRALVPLQKAAKSHRILLVRGDHNQRLKSFQTVSEIPQSPGLYAYTYPSVSASEDKQVRLGKPSEVSGRISYSSLILSVELQKKIPNSHLITLPLSKEWVIRSGVKDFRGHTEALALAYQRPTFMMMTGKRLFVIPLTTHIPLKDVVEELKKVNTKELILAISKSHLLKKPKIGILGLNPHAGESGKIGNEEEEILRPMMHSFASAGFSIEGPLSADSAFLPTAKKYDLYLANYHDQGLIPFKMIEGKAGVNVTLGLDFIRVSPDHGTAFDIAGKKKADPTSLLTCLRLLVSLK, from the coding sequence TTGAAGACCATATTGATTTCGGAGGGGGACCCCACTGGGATCAACTACGAGTTGCTCTCAAGGGCACTCGTTCCTCTCCAAAAAGCTGCCAAAAGCCACCGTATCCTCTTGGTGCGTGGCGATCATAACCAAAGGCTCAAATCCTTTCAGACCGTATCCGAAATTCCGCAGAGCCCGGGTCTTTATGCCTATACCTATCCATCGGTTTCTGCCAGTGAAGACAAACAGGTTCGGCTGGGCAAGCCGAGCGAGGTTTCCGGAAGGATCTCTTATAGCTCCCTCATCCTCTCTGTGGAATTGCAGAAAAAAATCCCCAATTCACACCTCATCACTCTTCCTTTGAGTAAGGAATGGGTGATACGATCTGGGGTGAAGGATTTTCGAGGCCATACCGAAGCCCTTGCCTTAGCCTACCAAAGGCCAACCTTTATGATGATGACTGGGAAACGATTGTTTGTCATTCCTCTGACCACCCATATCCCTTTGAAGGATGTGGTGGAAGAACTGAAAAAAGTAAATACCAAAGAATTGATTCTTGCTATCTCCAAAAGCCATCTTTTGAAAAAGCCCAAAATTGGCATCTTAGGATTGAACCCTCATGCAGGAGAATCAGGTAAAATCGGCAATGAGGAAGAAGAAATCCTTAGACCCATGATGCATTCCTTTGCGTCGGCAGGTTTTTCTATCGAAGGCCCCTTGTCGGCTGATTCTGCTTTTTTACCGACAGCAAAGAAGTATGATCTCTACTTAGCAAATTACCACGACCAAGGTCTTATCCCATTTAAAATGATTGAAGGAAAGGCTGGGGTCAATGTAACTTTAGGATTGGATTTCATACGGGTATCTCCAGACCATGGAACAGCTTTTGACATCGCTGGCAAAAAGAAGGCAGATCCCACAAGCCTCCTTACTTGTTTGAGATTATTGGTATCGCTGAAATGA